AATTTGGCGTGCATACTTAAGGTCTCTTAATTAATACTAAGTATTTAGAAGATTCTTTGATTGATGTTGTCTTTCTTGTGGTGGCTCTTACAATTTATTCTAATTTGTATATAAGCTACTGGGAAGCCAGATCCAAGATATACCCCAATAAGTATATACAAGATGAATATTTTGATTGGGAAAAAGATGGACTATATGTAGAAGTAGGAAGTATTGCTTTGGTAATATTCTCCCTAATACCATCTGAAAATATATTCAAATAAGTATTAGTCTAACGATTCGTTTAATTTGCCTATGCGCAACAATCTTAATTTGGAACTAGGCATATGCATGAAAcgatatactccctccgtttcaatttatgtgaacttatttcctctttagtccgtgccaaaaaggatgacctctttccctatttgaaaacaatttacctttacgcACTGATTTATAGCGACACAAAATAGATGTGCTTCATTTtataccacaagttcaaaagtcttctctcttttcttaaacttcgtgctcaGTCAAATGGGTtaacataaattaaaacggagggaaTAATATATAGCGCGATATcctatatttgtttttttttcctaatataaatatataattggAAGTGTAATTTTATCATTTCCATTAGTCCGATCCATATGTTTTTTTCCGTTGTTGTAATAAGTAATTTGACATATAGAGATCGTACTATACAGGGAACAAAGGTCTGTGTGGGAAGCCATTGGAATCTGCAGCTTGCAACTTCCCAAGTCCAGAAGCAGATACTCCCAACAGTCTCAACTCCACGGTCAGCGGCCAATCTGGTGATATAATTAGGAAGTCGCCCTCTCTTCTGAGTAGAGTGATGTTGATCGTTGCAATTTGTTTGGTGGTCTTATGTCTCATGATTGTGCTAATTCTTATTATTTGCCGCCGTAGCCATAGCAGCAGCCAAAGTAATCAACAAGTAGGTCGGGCTGTTGATTACTCGAATATTGATGGGGATCAAAGTGCCTTTACATCATCAACGTCAGCTCCTGATGTGATAATGAGCGGCAACCTGCCAACTTACCCAAGACACGATAATAACCATTCAAATAGTACTATTAACAATAACAAGGCATTAGAGGCACCAGCAGGAGCAGCGGTAGTAGGTAAGTTGTCATTCGTTAGAGATGACAGGCCACGATTTGATCTACAGGATTTGCTAAGAGCATCAGCGGAGGTGCTTGGGAGTGGGAACCTGGGGTCCTCTTATAAGGCTCTACTTATGGATGGCCAAGCCGTGGTGGTGAAGAGGTTTAAGCAAATGAACCATGTCGCAAAAGAAGATTTCCACGAGCACATGAGGAGGTTAGGTAGACTAAGCCACCCCAACCTACTCCCCCTTGTGGCCTATTATTACAGAAAAGAAGAGAAGCTGCTTGTGTATGATTACGCCTCCAATGGTAGCTTGGCCAGTCACCTTCATGGTATGGAGTTAATTACTACATTCATCaatttctctctttctctctatatatatattgtaCATACATGAATGAGTAAATATCCCCTAATTAGTTACACCTGCGTACGTACTAGCTAGCTGCTTCATTAATCTAGCTGTATGGTCTGTATAGGCAATCAGTCTAGGCTGGAGTGGTCAAGACGCTTGAAAATCATAAAAGGAGTTGCAAAGGCCTTGGCCTACCTTCACAATGAGCTGCCAAGCCTAGCACTTCCGCATGGTCACCTCAAGTCATCGAATGTGCTTTTGGACAAATCTTTTAATCCCGTGTTGATGGATTACACATTAGTGCCTCTGGTGAATCTTGCGCAAGTACAACATCTTCTAGTGGCTTACAAAGCACCGGAGTACGCACAACAAGGCCGCGTCACGAGGAAGACTGATGTTTGGAGCCTTGGGATTCTAATACTAGAAACCCTGACAGGCAAGTTCCCCACAAACTACCTCGCTCTCAGCACTGGCTATGGTACCGAATTGGCTACTTGGGTCGACTCCATTATTAAAGATAATGAGTTAGCTTTTGATAAAGAGATGGACAGTACAGAGGATAGCCAACAACAGATCCGAAAGCTCTTCAACATCGGAGTGGCTTGTTGTCAAGAAGATTTGGATACAAGGTGGGGTCTGAAGGAAGCTGTTGAAAGTATACAAGGCTTAAATGAGAAGGACGACGCCGACGGCAACAGCGATCAAATTGATGTTGGAGTTTGACCTCGTCCAACTATATCAATTCCATTCCCTATATATGTAAAAATACATGATGTACTCATGGATCCCAGTGCATTACATATCATGTCTGTACACATTTTCATTGTATACTTCACTAAATTACTAATGCCGAAATAAACCTACCAATGTATGTCTTTCATTCCATAATTCGACGCTACAGTTTGGAAGTGTGTGTGTACATCTACAACTTTTTTTATTAGCTCTAAAATGTTTTGGTTCGCGTATATGGGTATGGGGTATCGTTTGATTTGATCGAGGATAAGAAAATTTAATTTTGGTATAAAAATTTGTACTATTATTACCTATACGGTTGTTTGGTTTTAGATAGAGAACTATGTATTACCTACTAGTATAATCTTAGTATGCTTAATGCATCGTTTGGCCAATACCTTTGTATTGCATTACTTATATTCGTCTGTATAATTAACTATTATTCTGTGTATTACTAATACAATATTAGTAAACTAATGTATGCTAAATTTTCGGTATTAAACCCAGCAAAACCTATGCAGATTTTGACGCCAAAAATCAAACGTTGTATGTTACTAACATAGATATaacttatgttggaattttgtattattttataGGGATAAAATATGGAATT
This sequence is a window from Nicotiana sylvestris chromosome 3, ASM39365v2, whole genome shotgun sequence. Protein-coding genes within it:
- the LOC104240178 gene encoding pollen receptor-like kinase 1, with the protein product MVREVCSAYASNCGLLWVAKRRMMTEVQDAGRPPVLVYGDPQREAEAPITSFACSSSSRSRSCFRHMIIFLLLVSFTFVSAQPAAVDVDDDPTDKTDHLPDAKSSSEALLNFKSSLSISSAKGREVLGSWVPSVSPCNGNIENWSGVICFEGDVWGLRLEDLDLSGAIDIDSLLPLHFLRTLSFMNNSFKGAMPDWNKLGALKSLYLSNNSFSGQIPDDAFKGMTYLKKLYLADNQFTGKIPTSLATSCPRLFELRLENNRFSGSVPDFPRDVLKLFNVSNNQLEGPIPPSLSLMDPTTFSGNKGLCGKPLESAACNFPSPEADTPNSLNSTVSGQSGDIIRKSPSLLSRVMLIVAICLVVLCLMIVLILIICRRSHSSSQSNQQVGRAVDYSNIDGDQSAFTSSTSAPDVIMSGNLPTYPRHDNNHSNSTINNNKALEAPAGAAVVGKLSFVRDDRPRFDLQDLLRASAEVLGSGNLGSSYKALLMDGQAVVVKRFKQMNHVAKEDFHEHMRRLGRLSHPNLLPLVAYYYRKEEKLLVYDYASNGSLASHLHGNQSRLEWSRRLKIIKGVAKALAYLHNELPSLALPHGHLKSSNVLLDKSFNPVLMDYTLVPLVNLAQVQHLLVAYKAPEYAQQGRVTRKTDVWSLGILILETLTGKFPTNYLALSTGYGTELATWVDSIIKDNELAFDKEMDSTEDSQQQIRKLFNIGVACCQEDLDTRWGLKEAVESIQGLNEKDDADGNSDQIDVGV